In one Mycobacteroides chelonae genomic region, the following are encoded:
- a CDS encoding RND family transporter, whose protein sequence is MATVIRKGAVFIILGWLAITVLLTVKVPPLEIVEREHSVSLSPPDAPSVKAMTQMGKVFQESNSESVAVIVLEGENPLGDDAHKYYDAVVRQLKDDPKHVQHIQDFWGDPLTAGAAQSADGKAAYVQLNLTGRFGQADANESVEAVQKIVKDTPGLPPGVKTYVTGPAAVVSDMSESGNRTVILITLVSVGVIFLMLLLLYRSFITVIILLFTVGIELQVARGLVAFLGMHGIVGLTTFVVNLLVSVGIAAGTDYGIFFTGRYQEARQAGEDRQTAYYTAYRGVAKVVLASGLTIAGAIACLHFTRLPYFKPLGIPGAVGILVAVAVALTLVPACIAAGSRFGLFDPKRQVTTRRWRRLGTAIVRWPGPILAGTVAISLIGLLTLPGYNPSYTDAKYIPKDIPAVQGLVAASRHFPESKMSTPDILLVEANHDMRNSADLLVLNRLAKAVFAVPGIANVQSITRPEGTQIEHSSVPFMLSMSNASQRLSLPFQRARMDDMLKQADDMGTTIALMQRMFDLMKQMVATTHRMVSTTHDLQKDMSTLRDHIENFEDFWRPIRNYFYWEKHCFDIPICWSIRSIFDALDGVDQVTDKMQTLVGDLDELDRLMPQLLEQFPIMIDTMKSTRESMLTMHSTMSGIFAQMDESTENSTAMGKAFDASKNDDSFYLPPDVLNNKDFKRVMKIFMSPDGKSTRMLISQRGDPATPEGIARVDPIKTAAEEALKGTPLEHAKISLAGTAAGVSELVDGSKYDLLIAGVAALCLIFIIMLLMTRSLVAALVIVGTVALSLGASFGLSVLVWQHICGIQINWVVLAMSVIVLLAVGSDYNLLLVSRMKEELGAGLNTGIIRAMGGTGKVVTAAGLVFAATMGSMIVSDLLTLGQVGTTIGLGLLFDTLIVRAFMTPAIAALLGRWFWWPLQVSPRPVGAVHGWKGPRLVRSVLQRN, encoded by the coding sequence ATGGCGACCGTTATCCGCAAGGGTGCGGTATTCATTATCTTGGGCTGGCTTGCGATCACTGTCCTGCTGACCGTCAAGGTGCCGCCGCTGGAGATCGTTGAAAGGGAGCATTCGGTCTCCCTCAGCCCGCCGGACGCGCCCTCCGTCAAAGCAATGACGCAGATGGGGAAGGTTTTCCAGGAATCTAATTCCGAGAGCGTCGCGGTGATCGTGCTCGAGGGGGAGAACCCTCTCGGCGATGATGCGCACAAGTATTACGACGCCGTCGTCCGCCAATTGAAGGACGATCCGAAACATGTGCAGCATATCCAGGACTTCTGGGGTGACCCGCTAACCGCCGGCGCCGCCCAGAGTGCCGATGGCAAAGCCGCGTATGTGCAATTGAATCTCACCGGGCGATTCGGCCAGGCTGATGCCAACGAATCCGTGGAAGCCGTTCAGAAGATCGTCAAAGACACTCCGGGGCTGCCGCCGGGGGTCAAGACCTATGTCACGGGTCCCGCCGCCGTCGTCTCCGATATGTCGGAGAGCGGAAACCGGACGGTCATCCTCATCACCTTGGTGAGTGTTGGCGTGATTTTCCTGATGCTGCTCCTGCTCTACCGGTCATTCATCACGGTCATCATCTTGCTGTTCACCGTCGGCATCGAGCTGCAGGTTGCGCGAGGACTGGTCGCGTTCCTCGGTATGCACGGGATCGTGGGTCTCACCACCTTCGTGGTCAACCTGCTGGTGTCTGTGGGCATCGCCGCAGGTACGGACTATGGAATCTTCTTCACCGGGCGCTATCAGGAAGCGCGTCAGGCGGGCGAGGATCGCCAGACCGCCTACTACACCGCCTACCGTGGGGTGGCCAAGGTCGTGCTGGCATCCGGCTTGACCATCGCCGGTGCGATCGCGTGTCTGCACTTCACCCGGCTGCCGTACTTCAAGCCGCTGGGCATCCCGGGCGCGGTCGGCATCCTGGTCGCGGTGGCGGTTGCGCTCACCCTGGTTCCGGCGTGCATCGCCGCAGGTAGCCGCTTCGGGCTGTTCGATCCCAAGCGCCAGGTGACGACGCGGCGCTGGCGGCGGCTGGGTACCGCGATTGTGCGTTGGCCCGGACCGATCCTGGCCGGGACGGTGGCCATCTCACTCATCGGGCTTTTGACGCTGCCGGGATACAACCCCAGCTACACCGACGCGAAGTACATACCGAAGGACATCCCCGCGGTACAGGGACTCGTGGCCGCCTCGCGGCACTTCCCGGAATCGAAGATGTCTACGCCCGACATCCTGTTGGTCGAGGCCAATCACGACATGCGTAACTCGGCCGATCTGCTGGTGCTGAACAGGCTGGCCAAGGCGGTCTTCGCGGTCCCCGGCATCGCCAACGTGCAGTCCATCACGCGTCCCGAGGGAACGCAGATCGAACACTCGTCGGTGCCGTTCATGCTCAGCATGTCGAACGCGAGCCAGCGGTTGAGCCTGCCGTTCCAGCGTGCGCGCATGGACGACATGCTCAAGCAGGCCGATGACATGGGAACGACGATCGCGCTCATGCAGCGCATGTTCGATCTGATGAAACAGATGGTGGCGACCACTCACCGGATGGTCAGCACCACGCACGATCTTCAGAAAGATATGTCCACGCTGCGGGACCACATCGAGAATTTCGAAGACTTCTGGCGGCCGATCCGTAACTACTTCTACTGGGAGAAGCACTGCTTCGATATTCCCATCTGCTGGTCGATCAGGTCGATCTTCGATGCGCTCGACGGCGTCGATCAGGTGACCGACAAGATGCAGACTCTGGTGGGCGATCTTGACGAGCTGGACAGGCTGATGCCGCAGCTGCTCGAGCAGTTCCCCATCATGATCGACACCATGAAGAGCACCCGCGAATCGATGCTGACCATGCACAGCACGATGTCCGGCATCTTCGCCCAGATGGATGAATCCACCGAGAACTCGACGGCCATGGGCAAGGCGTTCGACGCATCGAAGAACGATGACTCGTTCTATCTGCCGCCGGATGTGCTGAACAACAAGGACTTCAAGCGGGTCATGAAGATCTTCATGTCGCCCGATGGCAAGTCGACGCGCATGCTCATCTCTCAACGTGGAGATCCCGCGACACCCGAAGGCATTGCGCGAGTGGATCCGATCAAGACCGCCGCGGAGGAAGCGCTCAAGGGAACACCGCTGGAGCACGCCAAGATCTCCCTGGCGGGTACGGCGGCGGGTGTCAGTGAGCTGGTCGATGGATCAAAATACGACCTCTTGATCGCGGGGGTCGCCGCCCTGTGCCTCATTTTCATCATCATGTTGCTAATGACGCGAAGCTTGGTTGCCGCGCTGGTGATCGTCGGAACAGTGGCGTTGTCGCTGGGTGCGTCGTTTGGTCTGTCTGTGCTTGTCTGGCAACACATTTGCGGCATCCAGATCAACTGGGTGGTGTTGGCCATGTCGGTCATCGTGCTGCTCGCGGTGGGCTCTGACTACAACCTATTGCTCGTCTCGCGCATGAAAGAGGAGTTAGGCGCCGGCCTCAATACGGGCATCATCCGGGCGATGGGCGGTACCGGCAAGGTGGTGACCGCTGCCGGGCTGGTCTTCGCCGCGACGATGGGCTCCATGATCGTCAGCGACCTGCTCACCCTTGGGCAGGTGGGAACCACGATCGGTTTGGGTCTGTTGTTCGACACCTTGATCGTGCGAGCGTTCATGACCCCGGCCATTGCCGCGCTCCTGGGCCGGTGGTTCTGGTGGCCACTGCAGGTGTCGCCCCGGCCGGTCGGTGCGGTGCACGGGTGGAAGGGACCGCGCCTCGTCCGTTCCGTGCTGCAGAGGAACTAG
- a CDS encoding MmpS family transport accessory protein yields MRLWIPLLVLAVIGAGGFTVSRLHGVFGSENRPSYADTNVSDAKSFDPKKMSYEVFGSPGNVADISYFDVNGDPLFIQKIPLPWSVKFEIGKTTAVGSIMAQGDGRSIGCRIIVDDEVKSEKVTNQTNAFTSCLLKAA; encoded by the coding sequence ATGCGTCTGTGGATTCCGCTACTGGTGCTCGCGGTAATTGGTGCCGGCGGTTTTACGGTGTCGCGGCTTCACGGTGTATTCGGTTCTGAGAACCGTCCATCGTATGCCGATACGAATGTCAGTGACGCCAAATCGTTTGATCCCAAGAAGATGTCGTACGAGGTTTTCGGATCGCCGGGGAATGTGGCCGATATCAGCTATTTCGATGTCAATGGCGATCCGCTGTTCATTCAGAAAATTCCATTGCCATGGTCGGTGAAATTCGAGATCGGTAAGACGACAGCGGTGGGAAGCATCATGGCGCAGGGGGATGGCCGCAGTATCGGGTGCCGCATCATCGTGGACGATGAGGTTAAGTCCGAGAAGGTGACAAATCAGACCAATGCCTTTACCTCATGCCTGCTGAAGGCCGCATGA
- a CDS encoding aldo/keto reductase, protein MKYTQLGELSVSRIGLGAMSMSSGYQPLAAESGPDATRSIQAIHRALDLGVSLIDTAEIYGPYTNEELVGKAIASRRDEVVLATKFGLISHATGATFQPDSSPANIAVAVEGSLRRLGIDHIDLYYQHRVDPTVPIEEVVGAVAELVAQGKIRHIGLSEASAATIRRAHAVHPIAAVQSEYSLWTRDVESAVLPTLRELGIGLVPYSPLGRGFLAGSIQSADQLADGDFRKNLPRFSQQNLERNRAIVGAVEAVAAETGATAAQIALAWLLSRGEGIAPIPGTTKAARVEENTAAVDVVLSDAQLSQLETVAPAVGERYHEDLMALLDD, encoded by the coding sequence ATGAAGTACACGCAGCTCGGTGAGCTATCGGTGTCAAGGATCGGCCTCGGCGCCATGTCGATGTCGTCGGGCTATCAACCTCTGGCCGCCGAAAGCGGTCCGGATGCCACTCGGTCCATCCAGGCCATCCATCGCGCGCTCGATCTGGGCGTCAGCCTGATCGACACCGCCGAAATCTACGGCCCGTACACCAATGAGGAATTGGTGGGTAAGGCCATCGCGAGCCGTCGCGATGAGGTGGTGCTGGCGACGAAGTTCGGACTGATTTCGCATGCCACCGGTGCGACGTTCCAGCCCGACAGCTCGCCGGCGAATATTGCTGTCGCGGTGGAAGGATCGTTGCGCCGACTGGGAATCGATCACATCGACCTCTACTACCAACATCGCGTCGACCCCACGGTGCCGATCGAAGAGGTGGTGGGTGCGGTGGCCGAATTGGTGGCGCAGGGCAAGATTCGCCACATCGGGCTGTCGGAAGCTTCGGCGGCCACCATCCGCCGCGCGCATGCGGTACATCCGATCGCGGCGGTCCAGTCGGAGTACTCGTTGTGGACGCGGGATGTGGAGTCTGCGGTGCTGCCGACCCTGCGGGAGTTGGGAATCGGTCTGGTGCCCTACTCGCCCCTGGGCCGTGGGTTCCTGGCGGGATCAATACAGTCCGCGGATCAGTTGGCAGACGGCGATTTTCGAAAGAACCTGCCGAGATTCAGCCAGCAGAACCTCGAACGAAACCGCGCGATCGTCGGCGCCGTCGAAGCCGTCGCGGCCGAGACGGGGGCCACAGCGGCTCAGATCGCGCTGGCCTGGCTGTTGTCTCGCGGCGAGGGCATCGCGCCGATCCCCGGGACCACGAAGGCCGCGCGTGTCGAGGAAAACACGGCAGCCGTGGATGTGGTCCTCTCCGATGCGCAGTTATCGCAGTTGGAGACGGTCGCGCCCGCGGTGGGCGAGCGCTACCACGAGGATCTGATGGCCTTGCTCGACGACTAG
- a CDS encoding carboxymuconolactone decarboxylase family protein, translating to MSDGRIPPGGLRELGPINWVIAKGMARAISAPQMHLATTLGQTGTRFWPWLAYSGAILRGTKLSTRDTEVVILRVAHVRECAYELQHHTRIAKSAGIDHAYQERIFAGAGAEGLSDKERALITGVDEILTTRTLSDEAWEGLSKHLDRRQLIGFCLLVTQYDGLAATMSSLRIPLDL from the coding sequence ATGAGCGATGGTCGCATCCCACCAGGTGGTCTACGCGAGCTCGGACCGATCAACTGGGTGATTGCCAAGGGGATGGCACGCGCGATCAGCGCACCGCAGATGCACCTGGCGACCACGCTCGGGCAGACGGGCACCAGGTTCTGGCCGTGGCTGGCCTATTCCGGTGCCATCCTGCGCGGCACCAAGCTGTCCACCCGTGACACCGAAGTGGTGATTCTGCGCGTGGCCCACGTGCGTGAATGCGCGTACGAGCTGCAGCACCACACGCGCATCGCCAAGTCCGCCGGGATAGATCACGCATACCAAGAGCGCATCTTCGCGGGGGCCGGGGCCGAAGGACTCTCCGACAAGGAGCGCGCCCTCATCACCGGCGTCGACGAAATCCTGACCACCAGAACACTTTCCGATGAAGCATGGGAAGGGCTCTCCAAGCACCTGGACCGCCGCCAGCTCATTGGCTTTTGTCTGCTCGTTACGCAGTACGACGGCCTGGCCGCGACCATGTCGTCGTTGCGCATCCCGCTGGACCTCTAG
- a CDS encoding MerR family transcriptional regulator has product MSTSEPQNEGFPISYVAERTGLSIDALRWFEREGLFPRVARDAGGRRRFRTDDIERVELMLRLRRTGMPVRDMRRFIELLSGGAETHAERLELLFAQRVRILATMERLTEDLAVVDFKVAHYTESVNDASAQPAGGKKN; this is encoded by the coding sequence GTGAGCACAAGTGAGCCGCAGAACGAGGGGTTCCCCATCTCGTACGTCGCCGAACGAACCGGCCTGTCGATCGATGCGCTGCGCTGGTTCGAACGGGAGGGACTGTTTCCCCGGGTAGCCAGGGACGCCGGGGGCCGCCGTCGCTTCCGCACCGATGACATCGAACGTGTCGAGCTGATGCTGCGGCTGCGCCGCACAGGTATGCCGGTGCGGGACATGCGCCGGTTCATCGAGTTGTTGTCGGGCGGCGCGGAGACACACGCCGAGCGTTTGGAGCTGCTGTTCGCGCAGCGTGTCCGAATCCTGGCCACGATGGAGCGGCTCACCGAGGACCTCGCGGTCGTCGATTTCAAGGTTGCGCACTACACGGAGTCGGTCAATGACGCCTCGGCTCAACCCGCCGGAGGAAAGAAGAACTGA
- a CDS encoding RND family transporter, protein MSTEKSRPFIARTIRNLSPLIILGWLALILYTTLASVNWDLTKAIPALENVAEERSVSLMPQDAPAVKAIMRMGKDFNESNSDSSAMIVLEGKDPLGEDAHTYYAGLIRELRNDPKHVEHVQDLWGDRLTSSSVQSPDEKAAYVQLNLVGNQGTAMGDESVAAIREIVNRTLPSAPTDVKVYVAGAAPLASDMQHAGNKSILKITAVTVVIIFTLLLILYRSVVTVILLLIMVGVELAAARGIVAFLGYHDVFVLSTFAVNMLVFLSIAAGTDYGIFFFGRYQEARQAGEDRETAYYTTYRSVAPVVLASGLTIAGAILCLHFTRLPYFQTMGIPCAIGMLTAVAVAVTLVPAGIAVASRFGLLEPKRKLRVQRWRGLGTAIVRWPAPILVASLAVALVGLSTLPGYKTSYNDRLYISGDIPANQGFAAAQRHFSESRLTPDVLLIETDRDLRNPADFLVLNKVAKAIFKVRGVSRVQGITRPEGTPIANTSVPFLLSLQSAGQVQATRFQKKRIADMQRQADDMSKMIATMQRTYLVMKQMSETTHRMTGHTHEVQQLTDDLRGSIALFDDFLRPIRNYFYWEKHCFDIPICFSLRSIFDAMDAVDALDDGLMVLVRDMDQLDAIMPQLLVQFPQMISVMQSMRTSVLTMYATMSGQFASMDESTNDVMAMGQAFDASKNDDSFFLPPEVFKNPDFQRAMSSFLSPDGKTVRFIISHNGDPMSPEGITRIEQIRNAAEEALKGTPLVGGKIYLAGAASTAKDWKDGSTYDLLIAGIAAICLVFIIMLITTRSFIAALVIVGTVALSLGASFGMSVLLWQYILGINLHWMVLAMSVIILLAVGSDYNLLLVSRMKEELGAGLNTGIIRAMGGTGKVVTSAGLVFAATMASMVVSDLQIIGQIGTTIGLGLLFDTLIVRSFMTPAIAALLGRWFWWPQRVRPRPPSALLAPVGARPAAPAPGRLDDDEPTTELPKFND, encoded by the coding sequence ATGAGTACCGAGAAGTCGCGCCCGTTCATCGCGCGAACCATACGAAACCTGTCGCCCCTGATCATCCTGGGCTGGCTGGCGCTGATTCTGTATACGACGCTGGCATCGGTCAATTGGGACTTGACCAAGGCGATTCCGGCATTGGAGAACGTCGCAGAAGAGCGTTCGGTATCGCTGATGCCCCAAGATGCGCCGGCCGTCAAGGCCATCATGCGTATGGGCAAGGACTTCAACGAATCGAATTCGGACAGCTCCGCGATGATCGTGCTCGAGGGGAAGGACCCACTCGGCGAGGACGCGCATACGTACTACGCCGGACTGATCCGCGAGCTGCGCAACGATCCCAAACACGTAGAGCACGTGCAGGATCTATGGGGAGATCGGCTGACATCGTCGAGTGTGCAGAGTCCCGATGAAAAGGCCGCATATGTGCAGCTGAATCTCGTCGGCAATCAGGGCACCGCCATGGGTGACGAATCAGTGGCCGCGATCCGCGAAATCGTCAATCGGACACTGCCTTCGGCTCCCACCGATGTGAAGGTCTACGTGGCCGGTGCGGCGCCGCTCGCTTCGGACATGCAGCATGCCGGCAACAAATCGATTCTGAAGATCACCGCGGTCACCGTGGTCATCATCTTCACGCTGCTGTTGATCCTCTATCGCTCTGTTGTCACCGTGATCCTGCTGCTGATCATGGTGGGTGTCGAATTGGCCGCGGCCAGAGGCATTGTGGCGTTCCTGGGCTACCACGATGTTTTCGTGTTGTCGACGTTCGCCGTCAACATGCTGGTTTTCTTGAGCATCGCCGCAGGCACCGATTACGGGATCTTCTTCTTCGGTCGTTATCAAGAGGCACGCCAGGCCGGTGAGGACCGGGAAACGGCCTACTACACCACATATCGCAGTGTGGCTCCCGTCGTCCTGGCTTCCGGACTGACCATCGCCGGAGCCATTCTGTGTCTACATTTCACGCGACTGCCCTATTTCCAGACCATGGGAATCCCCTGTGCCATCGGAATGCTGACGGCCGTCGCGGTCGCGGTCACCCTGGTACCCGCAGGGATTGCGGTGGCCAGCCGATTCGGACTGCTTGAACCCAAGCGCAAGCTGCGGGTTCAGCGGTGGCGCGGGCTCGGTACGGCCATTGTCCGCTGGCCCGCACCGATCCTGGTCGCCTCGCTGGCCGTGGCACTGGTCGGGTTGTCCACGCTGCCGGGATACAAGACGAGCTACAACGACCGGCTGTACATCTCCGGGGATATCCCGGCCAATCAGGGATTCGCTGCCGCGCAACGTCACTTCTCCGAGTCGCGACTGACGCCCGATGTGTTGTTGATCGAAACCGATCGGGACCTTCGGAACCCGGCCGACTTCCTGGTGCTGAACAAGGTGGCGAAGGCCATTTTCAAGGTGCGGGGAGTCTCGCGGGTGCAGGGGATCACCCGGCCCGAGGGAACTCCGATCGCCAACACATCGGTGCCCTTCCTGCTCAGCTTGCAAAGCGCCGGCCAGGTGCAGGCGACCCGCTTCCAGAAGAAGCGCATCGCCGACATGCAAAGGCAGGCCGACGACATGTCGAAGATGATCGCGACGATGCAGCGCACGTACCTCGTGATGAAGCAGATGTCCGAGACCACGCACCGCATGACGGGCCATACCCACGAGGTGCAGCAGCTGACCGACGACTTGCGGGGCAGTATCGCGCTGTTCGATGACTTCCTACGACCGATACGCAACTATTTCTATTGGGAGAAGCACTGTTTCGACATCCCGATCTGCTTCTCGCTTCGATCGATCTTCGATGCGATGGACGCGGTCGACGCGCTCGATGACGGGCTGATGGTTCTGGTCAGGGACATGGATCAGCTGGACGCCATCATGCCGCAGCTGCTTGTCCAGTTCCCTCAGATGATCTCGGTCATGCAGAGCATGCGCACCTCGGTGCTCACCATGTACGCCACCATGTCCGGGCAGTTCGCTTCGATGGACGAATCCACCAATGACGTGATGGCCATGGGGCAGGCATTCGACGCCTCTAAGAACGACGATTCGTTCTTCCTGCCTCCAGAGGTGTTCAAGAACCCGGACTTCCAGCGCGCGATGAGTTCGTTCCTGTCGCCGGACGGAAAGACGGTGCGGTTCATCATCTCTCATAACGGTGATCCGATGTCGCCGGAGGGCATCACGCGGATCGAGCAGATTCGGAACGCGGCAGAAGAGGCTCTCAAGGGAACGCCACTGGTGGGCGGCAAGATCTATCTGGCCGGCGCCGCGTCGACCGCAAAGGACTGGAAAGACGGCTCCACGTACGACCTGCTGATCGCGGGCATCGCGGCGATCTGCCTGGTTTTCATCATCATGCTCATCACCACCCGAAGCTTCATCGCGGCCTTGGTGATCGTCGGAACGGTGGCCCTCTCCTTGGGTGCGTCCTTTGGCATGTCCGTGCTGCTGTGGCAGTACATCCTTGGCATCAATCTGCACTGGATGGTGCTGGCGATGTCCGTGATCATCCTTTTGGCGGTTGGATCCGATTACAACCTGCTGCTGGTCTCTCGTATGAAAGAAGAGCTGGGCGCGGGGCTGAACACGGGCATCATCCGCGCGATGGGTGGCACCGGAAAGGTCGTCACCTCAGCCGGATTGGTGTTCGCGGCCACCATGGCCTCGATGGTGGTCAGTGATCTGCAGATCATCGGTCAGATTGGAACCACGATCGGGCTGGGCCTGTTGTTCGATACGTTGATCGTCCGCTCGTTTATGACGCCGGCAATCGCTGCTCTTCTGGGCCGGTGGTTCTGGTGGCCGCAGCGAGTGCGGCCGCGTCCGCCGAGTGCGCTGCTTGCACCGGTGGGCGCGCGCCCGGCGGCGCCTGCCCCGGGCCGCCTAGACGATGACGAGCCGACCACGGAACTGCCGAAATTTAACGACTAA
- the ramB gene encoding acetate metabolism transcriptional regulator RamB produces MSKTYVGGRLRQLRSERGFSQAALAQMLEISPSYLNQIEHDVRPLTVAVLLRITEVFGVDATFFSSQDDSRLIAELREVVQDKDLDIDVDPAEIADVVAGHPALARAMVNLHRRYRITTTQLAAATEDRYTDGSGSGSITMPHEEVRDYFYQRHNYLHELDTAAEELTVRMRMHRADLAREIADRITEVHGVQIARRIDLGDSVLHKYDPVSKTLEISNHLSGGQQVFKLAAELAYLEYGDLIDTMVDDGKFTSEESRKLARLGLANYFAAATVLPYRQFHGVAEDFQYDIERLSAFYSVSYETICHRLSTLQRPSMRGVPFSFVRVDRAGNMSKRQSATGFHFSSSGGTCPLWNVYETFGNPGKILVQVAQMPDGRNYLWVARTVERRASRYGQPGKTFAIGLGCELRHAHRLVYSQGLDLSSEGATTPIGVGCRVCERDNCPQRAFPALGRALDLDEHRSTVSPYLVQQEGARQ; encoded by the coding sequence GTGTCCAAGACGTACGTTGGAGGGCGCCTACGTCAACTCCGCAGCGAACGCGGGTTCAGCCAAGCTGCGCTCGCCCAGATGCTGGAGATCTCCCCGAGCTACCTCAACCAGATCGAGCATGACGTCCGCCCCCTGACCGTCGCGGTGCTGCTGCGTATCACCGAGGTGTTCGGCGTCGACGCGACGTTCTTCTCCTCCCAGGACGACAGCCGCCTCATCGCCGAACTGCGCGAGGTGGTGCAGGACAAGGACCTGGACATCGACGTCGATCCTGCCGAGATCGCCGATGTAGTCGCCGGACACCCCGCACTGGCGCGTGCCATGGTCAATCTGCATCGGCGCTACCGGATCACCACCACGCAGTTGGCCGCGGCCACCGAGGACCGATACACCGACGGCAGCGGCAGCGGATCGATCACCATGCCGCACGAAGAGGTGCGCGACTACTTCTATCAACGGCACAACTATCTCCACGAGCTCGACACCGCGGCCGAAGAACTGACAGTTCGGATGCGCATGCACCGAGCGGACCTCGCCAGAGAGATCGCCGACCGCATCACCGAGGTCCATGGCGTGCAGATCGCCCGGCGCATCGATCTCGGCGACAGCGTGCTGCACAAGTACGACCCGGTATCCAAGACGCTGGAAATCAGCAACCACCTCTCCGGAGGTCAGCAGGTTTTCAAACTGGCCGCCGAGCTGGCGTACCTGGAGTACGGCGATCTCATCGACACCATGGTTGACGACGGCAAGTTCACCTCCGAGGAATCACGCAAACTGGCGCGGCTGGGGCTGGCCAACTACTTCGCCGCTGCCACAGTGCTGCCATACCGGCAGTTCCATGGGGTGGCCGAGGACTTCCAGTACGACATCGAGCGTCTGTCGGCGTTCTACTCGGTGAGCTACGAGACGATCTGCCACCGGCTGTCGACCCTGCAGCGTCCGTCGATGCGCGGGGTCCCCTTCTCATTCGTCCGGGTCGATCGTGCCGGAAACATGTCGAAACGTCAGTCAGCCACCGGTTTTCACTTCTCCTCCAGCGGCGGTACCTGTCCGCTGTGGAACGTATACGAGACCTTCGGCAACCCGGGCAAGATCCTGGTGCAGGTGGCGCAGATGCCCGACGGGCGCAACTACCTCTGGGTGGCGCGCACTGTCGAACGGCGTGCGTCGCGGTATGGACAGCCGGGTAAGACCTTCGCAATCGGGCTCGGATGCGAGTTACGGCATGCGCATCGACTGGTCTATTCGCAGGGTCTGGATCTGTCCTCCGAGGGTGCGACGACACCCATCGGCGTGGGTTGTCGGGTCTGCGAACGCGACAATTGCCCGCAGCGCGCCTTCCCCGCACTCGGGCGGGCTCTGGACCTTGACGAGCATCGCAGTACGGTGTCGCCATACCTTGTTCAGCAAGAAGGAGCCCGGCAATGA